Within bacterium, the genomic segment TAATCAAGAAAAAGATTATTCCCCAGATAGGGGATTTTTGTATCCAGATTAAGGTTGATGTTATCATCATTCCCAAAAGGGAGATTAAAGGGCGATATGTTGCCCAAAGCAAACTATCTCCAATTCCAGCCAGAGGCGATGTCATATATGATTTCAAAACCGAGATGTCACCCGGAGTTAATCCTTCTTTACCTTTTGATAGTTCTTCTTCTTTTGAAATAATTAAGCCACTAATTAATGTAATAAAATATGGATGCGTATTGATAAATTCTAAGTGTCGAAGAATAACTTCTTTTTGTGCTCGAGGCTGTGAATACAATTTTTTTATCATTGGGAATATCGTATAAACAAATCCTACACTTTGCATCCGCTCAAAATTGAATATTGACTGCACAAATAATGACCTGAAAAATATCTTGAAAATATCACCTTTAGATAGCATAGATTTAGCCTTTTATAAAAATTACAATACTTGTTAAAATAAAACCAACCACAAAATAAATAAAATACTTTCGGACACCTAAAACACTTATTGTTACACCACAACCAAATAATAAAAGTAATGATAAAATAATGGTTAAATCAAATTTAGTGGCTAAAAGATTTGTTATTATTTTAACGGCAAATAGTCCCACGCTTATAGTCCCAATCAAGATTAAGGAATGGATAATAAAACTCATTCCTATACTTATCCAATTTATCCATTCTATCATCTGTAAATTTCCTATTTTAATGTTAGCCTCTAATTTGTGTAAAAGGGTAATATTAACCTTTTCAAACAGGAAAAAATCAATCCATCTGGAGAAAAAACCAACAATGATTCCAAAGCACATAGATAAAATTAAAAAACTTACTTTTTCTAACAAATTAAGTGGTAGAGTAATACTACCAATACAGACTA encodes:
- a CDS encoding PTS sugar transporter subunit IIC gives rise to the protein MTFGKKCDKLLQKGRNFAMYVQILLAGLIGGLINLDTYCIAQTMVSRPLVVSPFLGLILGSLQGSPQEGLYLGAIIGVVLELVWINTFQVGTIIPPNAAISSITTTSLVCIGSITLPLNLLEKVSFLILSMCFGIIVGFFSRWIDFFLFEKVNITLLHKLEANIKIGNLQMIEWINWISIGMSFIIHSLILIGTISVGLFAVKIITNLLATKFDLTIILSLLLLFGCGVTISVLGVRKYFIYFVVGFILTSIVIFIKG
- a CDS encoding PTS system mannose/fructose/sorbose family transporter subunit IID translates to MLSKGDIFKIFFRSLFVQSIFNFERMQSVGFVYTIFPMIKKLYSQPRAQKEVILRHLEFINTHPYFITLISGLIISKEEELSKGKEGLTPGDISVLKSYMTSPLAGIGDSLLWATYRPLISLLGMMITSTLIWIQKSPIWGIIFFLIIYNILPLYLRFIGIKKGYCLKENLIEKISKISFQRIKSIFNIIGITFLGILSSILCWFNARLIKTDVVEEYFIGIASLIIIIATGIGIRIRINPLIIFLFILGIGSLLVYFKTMGMWSYNSEIKYLTRIIL